Genomic segment of Erythrobacter sp. BLCC-B19:
CGATCTCGGTGCCAAGCCCGGAATAGCCGCCGGTCACGCAGGCCGTCTTGCCCGCAAGATCGATCCCTGCAACCACATCTAGCGAGGTCGAACGGTATCCGAACGGCGATGCGATCGGTTCCTGCAATGTGGTCATCGGCCCTCTCCCCTTTGTTCCCGAACCCCGGAACATGGCCGGGGAACGGGCCAAGGTTCGCACGGCTCGCGACCGGCGTAAAGCCGCGCCCTCAGCCGAGGCTCACGCCCATCGCGGCGGCGGCCTTGGTGATGAACTTGGTCACCTGCTGCCCACCCTGTTCGTAAGCCTCGGCCCCGGTCAAGTCGCTGATCGCGGCGAACTGCGCGGCGACATTTTCGGGCGTGCAGTCCTCGGGCGAGAGGTGAACCCCGCCGGTCTCCATGATCACCGTGCGCGCAAAGCCGCCTGCCGTCGCATCGAGGATCACGCGCGAGGGCGCATCCTCGCTGACGAGGTAGAGCAGGCCGGGGGTGACCGCCTCGGGCTCCATCATCGCAACAATGGCAGGCGGCAGCAGATCGCGGGTCATCTGCGTTGCCGCACCCGGTGCCAGCGTGTTGACCCGGATGTTGTTCTTCGCGCCCTCGATGTGGAGCACGTTCATCAGGCCCACCACCGCCATCTTGGCCGCGCCGTAATTCGATTGGCCGAAATTGCCGTAAAGCCCGGAGGAGGAACTGGTCATGCAGATCCGCCCGTAATTGGCCGCCTTCATGTGCGGCCAGCAGGCCATGGTGCAGATTGCCGAGCCGGTGAGGTGGACGCGGATCACCGCCTCCCAGTCGGCGAGGCTCATCTTGGCAAAGCTGGTGTCGCGCAGGATTCCGGCATTGTTGACGAGGATATCGGCGCTCCCCCAGTCGCGCACCGCCTTGCCCACCATGTCGGCGACCTGTTCGGGATTGGCGACGTCCGCGCCGTGGGCCATCGCGGTGCCGCCCGCGGCGCGGATCAGGGCGACGGTCTCCTCCGCCCCGGCGCTGGTGCCGCCATCGGGGCCGGAGCCGCCGCCATAGTCATTGACGACCACCTTGGCCCCGCGCGCAGCCAGCCCCAGCGCATGGCTGCGCCCGAGGCCTGCACCTGCGCCCGTGACGATCGCCACGCGGTTGTCGAATCTGATGGTCATTGCTGGTCTCCGGTCAAAGGTCTGAGGGTGTGAGGGATGTCCGCTCGGCCCATTCGCGGGCGATGGCAGCCATCGCTTCGGGGTAAGTCACGCGCGGCGTCCAGCCGAGTTCGCGGCGGATCGCGCCTGCATCGATGCGGTTGGAAAAGCCTACGAGGTTCAGCCCCTCCATCGATGGCAAGGCCGGATCGCGTGGCTCGACAAGGCGCGACGGGTCTTCGTTCGCCGCCACCACCGCGAGCGCGGCATCGAGCGGGATCACCGGGGGCGCAGGCTTGCCCACCACGGCGGCCATATCGTCCATGAACCTTCGCCAGGTTATGCCGCTTTCGTCACAGACATTGTAAGTGCGGCCGATGGCGTGGGGCCGGGTGCCAGCGAGAAACAGCGCGTCAGCGAGGTTTTCGACGTGCACCAGCCCGGCGTCATTCGTCTCAGCCGCACCGAACACCGCGCCGCCGCTGGCCGCGATGGCTTCAAGCAGCCGGTCACCCCATGCGCTCGCTCCGCCAAGGCCATAGACATTGGCCGGGCGGATCAGGGTGAGCGGCATTCCGGTGCGCTGCGAAACCTCGCGCGCGACGATCTCCTGCCCCTGCTTGGCGCGGCCATAGGCACCCGCCCACGGGCCGTGGCCGTGCTCTTCGCGGCACATCTGCGTCTGGATCAGCGTGCCATAAACAGCGATCGAAGAGGCGACGACAGCGCGCCCGCCCTGCCCCGCGATCGCCTCGCAGACGTTGCGCGTGCCTTCTGCGATCACGTCCCACTGCCATTGGTAACGGCCCGCGACCCCGACCGGCGCGGCGAGGTGGATCACCAGATCGCACCCCCGCGCCGCTTCCTCCACCGCCGCACGGTCGGCAAGGTCGCCATAGGCCATGCGCACCCGATTGCCCCATGCGGGAAGCGCCGCCTCGCCGGGCAGCGAGAAGCTGGTCACCTCCCACTCCGCGCCGAGGAACCGCGCCACGACGCGCCTGCCGATGAAGCCCGGCCCTCCGGTGACAAGCACGCGCGCCATGCTGGCCTCAGGCGATTTCGAGCAGGCCCGCCGCGCCCATCCCCGCGCCCACGCACATCGTCACCACGGCATAGCGCGCCCCGCGCCGCTTGCCCTCGATCAGCGCGTGCCCGACACAGCGCGCGCCGGTCATGCCATAGGGATGGCCGACGCTGATCGAACCGCCGTTGACGTTGTAGAGCGCCGGATCGATCCCGAGCGTGTCGCGGCAATAGAGCGCCTGACTGGCGAAGGCCTCGTTCAGCTCCCACAGCCCGATATCGCTGACCTTGAGGCCATGGCGTTCGAGCAGGCGCGGCACCGCATAGATCGGGCCAATGCCCATCTCATCCGGCTCGCAGCCGGCGGTGGCAAAGCCGCGGAAGAAGCCGAGCGGTTCGATGTTTCGCCGCGCGGCTTCGGCGCCCGACATCATCACCACCGTGCTGGCGCCGTCCGATTGCTGGCTGGCATTGCCGGCGGTGACGGTCTTGCCCTCGGCCATGGTCATGCCGTTCCTGAGCACCGGCTTGAGGCCCGCCAGCGACTCGAGCGTCGTTTCGGGCCGGTTGCATTCGTCGCGGGCAACGGTGACTTCGACATCGGTGGTCTCGCCCGTCGCCTTGTCGAGCGACTTCCAGGTGGTGGTGAGCGGCACGATCTCGTCATCGAACTTGCCCGCGGCCTGCGCCGCGGCGGTGCGCTGCTGGCTTTCGAGCGCATATTGATCCTGCGCGTCGCGCGTGACGCCATAGCGTTCGGCAACGATCTCGGCGGTCTCGATCATGCTCATCCACAGCGCGGGATGGCTGGCGAAGAGGCCGGGTTCGACCGCGCCGTGCATGTTCATATGGCCCGAAAGCTGCACCATCGAGATCGATTCAACCCCGCCCGCCGCGATCACCGGCACGCCTTCGGCGAGGATGCGGTTGGCGGCAAAGGCGATCGCCTGAAGCCCCGAGGAGCAATAGCGGTTGACTGTCACCCCGCTGGTCGCAACCGGGCAGCCCGCCTTGATCGCGGCGTTCCTCGGAATGTTGAAGCCCGTCGCCCCCTCGGGCATCCCAACTCCCAGGATCACGTCCTCGACCTCCGCCGGATCGACCCCTGCGCGCGTCATGGCATGGCTTAGCGCATGGCCCGCCAGCACGATCGGATGGGTGGCGTTGAAGCTCCCCCGCACCGACTTGGCGAGCGCGGTGCGGGCGGTGGAAACGATGGCGATGTCGGTCATGCAGCTCTCCCTTTGGCGGCCCTGCTATACAAATGTTCAGCATAACGCAAGCTGTGGCCGGATTCTGTTCAGCGTGCTAGAGCCTCGACATTTGGAAGGGACACCCATGGCGAAGAGCGCGACCAGGAAGGCGAAACCCGCCGAACAGGCCAACGGCAAGCTGCGGCTCATCAAGGTTGCGATGCGGATGTTCGCCGACAAGGGCTATGACGGGATCACCGTGCGCGACATCTCGGCCGCGGCGGATGTTTCGGTTGGCCTCATCAACCACCACTTCGGCTCGAAGGAAGGCCTGCGCGAAGCGGTCGATCGCTACTTCATCG
This window contains:
- a CDS encoding SDR family NAD(P)-dependent oxidoreductase; amino-acid sequence: MTIRFDNRVAIVTGAGAGLGRSHALGLAARGAKVVVNDYGGGSGPDGGTSAGAEETVALIRAAGGTAMAHGADVANPEQVADMVGKAVRDWGSADILVNNAGILRDTSFAKMSLADWEAVIRVHLTGSAICTMACWPHMKAANYGRICMTSSSSGLYGNFGQSNYGAAKMAVVGLMNVLHIEGAKNNIRVNTLAPGAATQMTRDLLPPAIVAMMEPEAVTPGLLYLVSEDAPSRVILDATAGGFARTVIMETGGVHLSPEDCTPENVAAQFAAISDLTGAEAYEQGGQQVTKFITKAAAAMGVSLG
- a CDS encoding NAD-dependent epimerase/dehydratase family protein, producing MARVLVTGGPGFIGRRVVARFLGAEWEVTSFSLPGEAALPAWGNRVRMAYGDLADRAAVEEAARGCDLVIHLAAPVGVAGRYQWQWDVIAEGTRNVCEAIAGQGGRAVVASSIAVYGTLIQTQMCREEHGHGPWAGAYGRAKQGQEIVAREVSQRTGMPLTLIRPANVYGLGGASAWGDRLLEAIAASGGAVFGAAETNDAGLVHVENLADALFLAGTRPHAIGRTYNVCDESGITWRRFMDDMAAVVGKPAPPVIPLDAALAVVAANEDPSRLVEPRDPALPSMEGLNLVGFSNRIDAGAIRRELGWTPRVTYPEAMAAIAREWAERTSLTPSDL
- a CDS encoding acetyl-CoA C-acyltransferase — encoded protein: MTDIAIVSTARTALAKSVRGSFNATHPIVLAGHALSHAMTRAGVDPAEVEDVILGVGMPEGATGFNIPRNAAIKAGCPVATSGVTVNRYCSSGLQAIAFAANRILAEGVPVIAAGGVESISMVQLSGHMNMHGAVEPGLFASHPALWMSMIETAEIVAERYGVTRDAQDQYALESQQRTAAAQAAGKFDDEIVPLTTTWKSLDKATGETTDVEVTVARDECNRPETTLESLAGLKPVLRNGMTMAEGKTVTAGNASQQSDGASTVVMMSGAEAARRNIEPLGFFRGFATAGCEPDEMGIGPIYAVPRLLERHGLKVSDIGLWELNEAFASQALYCRDTLGIDPALYNVNGGSISVGHPYGMTGARCVGHALIEGKRRGARYAVVTMCVGAGMGAAGLLEIA